In Thioalkalivibrio paradoxus ARh 1, the following are encoded in one genomic region:
- a CDS encoding NfeD family protein, whose amino-acid sequence MRVLKRRTPILRWILWAACLVFAAGWLLAASGDEEERPQALLLTVADAIGPATGDYIIRGIARAEREGAELMVLQLDTPGGLDSSMRDIVKAMLASDVPVVTYVHPAGARAASAGTYMLYGSHVAAMTPATNLGSATPVQMGGGGFPGMDDGGSRPSRGDDRGNGNDDATNGDDAQETDANGAEANDDEVEEEKPRRGDTAMERKVIEDAVAYIRGLAERFDRNADWAELTVREGVNLTAREALEENVIDFVADNLDDLLEQIHGHSVRMPWGERVLNTENIEVITVDPDWRTNLLAVITSPNIAYILMLIGIYGIIFELSNPGSIYPGVIGAISLVLAFYALQVMPVNYAGLALILLGLIFMVAEAFLPSFGVLGIGGIIAFITGSIILWDDPNLNISLPLVVGTALVVAVFSIWVLGRLFRLRRVKPTIGQDHMVGMVGEAREDFDRSGQVFVHSELWTAETTAPVERGQRVRVVAVDGMRLKVEPVAEESAGAARPAS is encoded by the coding sequence ATGCGCGTGCTGAAAAGAAGGACCCCGATTCTCCGCTGGATCCTCTGGGCGGCCTGCCTGGTGTTTGCGGCCGGCTGGTTGCTCGCGGCTTCGGGGGACGAGGAGGAACGCCCGCAGGCGCTGCTGCTGACCGTGGCGGACGCGATCGGTCCTGCGACCGGGGATTACATCATCCGCGGCATTGCACGGGCCGAGCGGGAAGGCGCCGAGCTGATGGTGCTGCAACTCGATACCCCCGGCGGGCTCGATTCCTCGATGCGCGACATCGTCAAGGCGATGTTGGCCTCTGACGTGCCGGTCGTGACCTACGTGCACCCGGCCGGCGCCCGCGCCGCGAGTGCCGGCACCTATATGCTGTACGGATCCCACGTCGCGGCGATGACGCCGGCCACCAACCTGGGTTCGGCGACGCCGGTGCAGATGGGCGGCGGGGGGTTCCCGGGCATGGACGACGGCGGCAGCCGGCCGTCGCGCGGCGATGACCGCGGCAACGGGAACGACGACGCAACGAACGGCGACGATGCGCAGGAGACCGACGCCAACGGCGCGGAGGCGAACGACGACGAGGTCGAAGAGGAAAAACCGCGCCGCGGCGACACCGCGATGGAGCGCAAGGTGATCGAGGATGCGGTCGCCTATATCCGGGGGCTCGCCGAGCGCTTCGACCGCAACGCCGACTGGGCCGAACTCACGGTGCGCGAAGGGGTGAACCTGACCGCGCGCGAGGCTCTGGAAGAGAACGTGATCGATTTCGTCGCCGACAATCTCGACGATCTGCTGGAGCAGATCCATGGGCACAGCGTCCGCATGCCTTGGGGCGAGCGCGTCCTGAATACCGAGAACATCGAGGTGATCACGGTCGATCCCGACTGGCGCACCAACCTGCTGGCGGTGATCACCAGCCCGAACATCGCCTACATCCTGATGCTGATCGGCATCTATGGGATCATTTTCGAACTCTCGAACCCAGGGTCGATCTACCCCGGGGTAATCGGCGCGATTTCGCTGGTGCTGGCGTTCTATGCATTGCAGGTGATGCCGGTAAACTATGCGGGGCTCGCACTGATTCTGCTGGGCCTGATCTTCATGGTCGCCGAGGCGTTTCTGCCGAGTTTCGGGGTGCTCGGCATCGGCGGCATCATCGCATTCATTACGGGGTCCATCATCTTGTGGGACGATCCAAACCTGAACATTTCGTTGCCGCTGGTGGTCGGGACGGCGCTGGTCGTCGCCGTGTTCTCGATCTGGGTGCTCGGGCGTCTGTTCCGCCTGCGCCGGGTCAAGCCGACGATCGGCCAGGATCACATGGTCGGCATGGTCGGCGAGGCGCGCGAGGACTTCGACCGTAGCGGCCAGGTGTTCGTGCATAGCGAGCTGTGGACCGCCGAAACCACCGCGCCGGTGGAACGGGGGCAGAGGGTCCGCGTCGTTGCCGTCGACGGAATGCGGCTGAAGGTCGAGCCGGTTGCCGAGGAGTCCGCCGGTGCCGCGCGTCCGGCGTCCTGA
- the mobB gene encoding molybdopterin-guanine dinucleotide biosynthesis protein B, which yields MDPEERPIPLLGFAAWSGAGKTTLLTRLLPVLRASGLEIAMIKHAHHDFDIDHPGKDSYVLRQAGASQMLVASSRRWALMVETPPDRESDPALGELVARIDRRRADLILVEGFKREPIPKVEIHRPALGKPLLCTGDPNIIAVATDQPEAVPQGIPVLALGEVREIAAFIGARFQLPGLAKPPAP from the coding sequence ATGGACCCTGAAGAGCGCCCCATCCCCCTGCTCGGCTTTGCCGCCTGGAGCGGCGCCGGGAAGACGACGCTGCTCACCCGGCTGCTGCCGGTGCTGCGCGCCAGCGGTCTCGAAATCGCGATGATCAAGCATGCCCACCACGACTTCGACATCGACCATCCGGGCAAGGATAGCTACGTACTGCGCCAGGCCGGCGCCTCGCAGATGCTGGTCGCGTCCAGCCGCCGCTGGGCGCTGATGGTCGAAACGCCCCCGGACCGGGAGAGCGACCCGGCGCTGGGCGAGCTGGTGGCGCGGATCGACCGGCGCCGCGCCGACCTGATCCTGGTCGAAGGCTTCAAACGCGAACCGATCCCGAAGGTCGAAATCCACCGCCCCGCGCTGGGCAAACCGCTGCTGTGCACCGGTGATCCCAACATCATCGCAGTGGCGACCGACCAGCCTGAAGCCGTGCCCCAAGGCATCCCGGTGCTGGCGCTCGGCGAAGTCCGGGAGATCGCCGCCTTCATCGGCGCGCGCTTCCAATTGCCCGGCCTCGCGAAGCCGCCCGCGCCCTGA
- the moeA gene encoding molybdopterin molybdotransferase MoeA — protein MDESDPNALTVEQALERILATADRVTGSEAAALPDALDRVLAEPVTARIDVPPARNAAMDGYALAAHAGQAGRRLRVAGVSAAGHPWDGKLAPGECIRILTGAVVPDSADAVVMQEHVTLAGEHITLAADVEAGANIRHPGEDTRAGTVILDPGRQLTPADIGLLASQGIGEVTVLRRPRVALFTTGDELVPIGQPLQPGQIHDSNRHTLRALLSRYPVDFDDLGVIADTEDAVRAALTRAGESADLILTTGGVSVGDADFVTRLLQREGEVGFWKVAMKPGRPLAFGRFGRALFLGLPGNPVSVMATFSLFVRPALLRLCGTEPAPPWTLRARLLDDLRKNPGRADFQRGILEQRDGEWVVRSTGGQGSHQLRSMSLANAYIVLSRESRGARAGEQVDVIPFQSVF, from the coding sequence ATGGACGAATCCGATCCGAACGCACTGACCGTCGAACAGGCGCTGGAACGGATCCTGGCAACCGCTGACCGGGTCACCGGATCCGAGGCAGCGGCGTTGCCGGATGCGCTCGACCGCGTCCTGGCCGAACCGGTCACCGCGCGCATCGACGTCCCGCCGGCGCGCAACGCGGCGATGGACGGCTACGCGCTGGCCGCGCACGCAGGCCAGGCCGGTCGCCGCCTGAGGGTGGCCGGCGTATCGGCCGCCGGGCATCCATGGGATGGAAAACTGGCTCCTGGCGAATGCATCCGCATCCTGACTGGCGCGGTGGTCCCCGACAGTGCCGACGCCGTGGTGATGCAGGAGCACGTGACCCTGGCCGGGGAGCACATCACGCTGGCCGCCGATGTCGAGGCGGGTGCCAACATCCGCCATCCGGGCGAAGACACCAGGGCCGGCACCGTGATCCTCGACCCCGGCCGCCAGCTGACCCCGGCCGACATCGGGCTGCTGGCTTCCCAGGGCATCGGCGAGGTTACGGTGCTGCGCCGCCCGCGGGTGGCCTTGTTCACCACCGGTGACGAGCTGGTGCCGATCGGACAGCCGCTGCAACCAGGCCAGATCCACGACAGCAACCGCCACACCCTGCGCGCGCTGTTGAGCCGATACCCAGTGGACTTCGACGATCTGGGCGTGATCGCAGACACCGAGGACGCGGTACGCGCGGCCCTGACCCGCGCCGGGGAGAGCGCGGACCTGATCCTGACCACCGGCGGGGTGTCGGTCGGCGATGCCGATTTCGTAACCCGCCTGCTGCAGCGCGAAGGCGAGGTCGGATTCTGGAAAGTCGCGATGAAGCCGGGACGGCCGCTGGCCTTCGGCCGCTTCGGCCGTGCGCTGTTCCTGGGGCTTCCCGGCAACCCGGTTTCGGTGATGGCGACGTTTTCGCTGTTCGTACGCCCCGCACTGCTCCGGCTCTGCGGGACCGAACCGGCACCGCCATGGACGCTGCGTGCCCGCCTGCTCGACGATCTGCGCAAGAACCCCGGTCGCGCCGACTTCCAGCGCGGGATCCTGGAGCAGCGGGACGGCGAATGGGTAGTGCGCTCCACCGGCGGCCAGGGATCGCATCAGCTGCGCTCGATGAGCCTGGCCAACGCCTACATCGTGCTGTCCCGCGAGAGCCGGGGTGCACGGGCGGGCGAGCAGGTGGACGTGATCCCGTTCCAATCGGTGTTCTGA
- a CDS encoding RDD family protein, whose amino-acid sequence MTNATASSDPIGLPRRFAAMVYDGVLVLALWLVLGLSFVAIGALTGPVPIPVLLAAQLVAAWAFFVWFWTRTGQTLGMQAWNLQLRGDEGGPVHPWKATLRYLVALAQWLLVLFGIYLAREYGAVASIAVTALLLIGIGLSQLHPRRLMLHDWLSGTALVRISRQAPPHPRQR is encoded by the coding sequence ATGACCAACGCCACGGCCTCCTCGGATCCGATCGGACTGCCGCGCCGCTTTGCCGCGATGGTCTACGACGGCGTTCTGGTGCTCGCCTTGTGGCTGGTGCTCGGACTGTCGTTCGTGGCGATCGGCGCGCTCACCGGCCCGGTCCCGATCCCGGTGCTGCTGGCCGCCCAGCTCGTCGCGGCCTGGGCCTTTTTCGTCTGGTTCTGGACCCGAACCGGGCAGACGCTCGGCATGCAGGCCTGGAACCTGCAGCTGCGCGGCGACGAAGGCGGCCCGGTGCACCCATGGAAGGCAACGCTGCGCTACCTGGTCGCGCTGGCCCAGTGGCTGCTCGTGCTGTTCGGGATATATCTGGCACGCGAGTACGGCGCGGTGGCCAGCATCGCGGTCACTGCGCTGCTGCTGATCGGCATCGGGCTCAGCCAGCTGCACCCTCGCCGGCTGATGCTCCACGACTGGCTGTCGGGAACGGCGTTGGTGCGCATTTCGCGGCAGGCACCGCCGCATCCGCGCCAGCGCTGA
- a CDS encoding alpha-amylase family glycosyl hydrolase, whose amino-acid sequence MYEQVSHSLLNEILDELKPEIRRQDLRYFYTRLGANFYAIHSLFHSLYGTREDFKEKSIKLVEVMASRYIERSTELETQDKEREHNHNWFLSQEWVALALYADGFAGNLDGLCSRVHYFQELGVNMLHIMPMLLCPEDASDGGYAVSDFRRIDPRVGSLEELRQLAASMRKRGMLLTLDVVVNHTSDEHEWAQKARAGDRKYQDYYYIFPNRDIPDMFEETMPEIFPETSPGNFTYDEEMGQWVMTVFNSFQWDLNYSNPDVFIEMLDVLLFWANQGADILRLDAVAFLWKKIGTTSQNEREAHLILQLMKDCCQVTAPGVLFIAEAIVAPLEIIKYFGEDAVIAKECEIAYNATFMALLWDAMATRNARLLNFGIKSLPNKLDRATWLNYVRCHDDIGLGFDDRDIVAAGYEPFAHRKFLVDYFTGQYEGSDARGQPFGRNEKTGDARISGSLASLAGLESALEAGDEKAIDRAIQRILLLHGMIMSFGGIPLLYYGDEIGTLSDYSYLQDPNKAGDSRWMNRPRIDWEKAERRHQHGTVEQRVFDGIRKMIAARKGIPAFADFNNRELIDLENPHLFAYLRTHPEQQQSCAVLVVANFDANPQYLELNQIRYRSLYLRGTLQDLHSGEIPRLFNDRLVIPPYRFYWLGHAR is encoded by the coding sequence ATGTACGAACAAGTCTCCCACTCGCTGCTGAACGAGATCCTGGACGAACTGAAGCCGGAGATCCGGCGCCAGGATCTGCGCTATTTCTACACCCGGCTCGGCGCGAACTTCTACGCGATCCACTCGCTGTTTCACTCGCTGTACGGCACCCGCGAGGACTTCAAGGAGAAGTCGATCAAATTGGTCGAGGTGATGGCGAGCCGCTACATCGAGCGCTCGACCGAGCTCGAGACCCAGGACAAGGAACGCGAGCACAACCACAACTGGTTCCTGAGTCAGGAATGGGTCGCGCTGGCGCTGTACGCGGACGGCTTCGCCGGCAACCTCGACGGCCTTTGTTCCCGCGTCCATTACTTCCAGGAACTCGGCGTGAACATGCTGCACATCATGCCGATGCTGCTCTGCCCGGAGGACGCCAGCGACGGCGGCTATGCGGTCAGCGACTTCCGCCGGATCGATCCCCGCGTGGGCAGCCTGGAAGAATTGCGGCAACTGGCCGCGTCGATGCGCAAGCGCGGCATGCTGCTGACGCTGGACGTGGTCGTGAACCACACCTCCGACGAGCACGAATGGGCGCAGAAGGCGCGCGCCGGCGACAGGAAATACCAGGACTACTACTACATCTTCCCGAACCGCGACATCCCGGACATGTTCGAGGAGACCATGCCCGAGATCTTCCCGGAGACCTCGCCCGGCAATTTCACCTACGACGAGGAGATGGGCCAGTGGGTGATGACGGTCTTCAACTCGTTCCAGTGGGACCTGAACTACAGCAACCCCGACGTCTTCATCGAGATGCTCGACGTGCTGCTGTTCTGGGCGAACCAGGGCGCGGACATCCTGCGCCTCGACGCAGTCGCCTTCCTGTGGAAGAAGATCGGCACGACCAGCCAGAACGAGCGCGAGGCGCACCTGATCCTGCAGCTGATGAAGGACTGCTGCCAGGTCACCGCCCCCGGCGTGCTGTTCATCGCCGAGGCCATCGTCGCACCGCTCGAGATCATCAAGTACTTCGGCGAGGACGCGGTGATCGCGAAGGAATGCGAGATCGCGTACAACGCGACCTTCATGGCGCTGCTCTGGGACGCGATGGCGACGCGCAATGCGCGCCTGCTGAATTTCGGCATCAAGAGCTTGCCGAACAAGCTCGACCGCGCGACCTGGCTGAACTACGTACGCTGCCACGACGACATCGGGCTTGGGTTCGACGACCGCGACATCGTCGCCGCCGGCTATGAGCCCTTCGCCCACCGCAAGTTCCTGGTCGACTACTTCACCGGACAGTACGAGGGTTCGGACGCGCGCGGCCAGCCGTTCGGCCGCAACGAGAAAACCGGCGATGCGCGCATCTCCGGTTCGCTGGCGTCGCTCGCCGGCCTCGAGAGCGCGCTCGAAGCCGGCGACGAGAAGGCGATCGACCGCGCGATTCAGCGCATCCTGCTGCTGCACGGAATGATCATGTCCTTCGGCGGCATTCCACTGCTGTACTACGGCGACGAGATCGGCACCCTCAGCGACTACAGCTACCTCCAGGACCCGAACAAGGCCGGCGACAGCCGCTGGATGAACCGGCCGCGCATCGACTGGGAGAAGGCCGAGCGCCGGCACCAGCACGGAACCGTCGAGCAGCGCGTCTTCGACGGCATCCGCAAGATGATCGCGGCGCGCAAGGGCATTCCCGCGTTTGCGGATTTCAACAACCGCGAGCTGATCGATCTTGAGAATCCGCACCTGTTTGCGTATCTGCGCACGCACCCGGAACAGCAGCAGTCCTGCGCGGTGCTGGTGGTCGCGAACTTCGACGCGAACCCCCAGTACCTGGAGCTGAACCAGATCCGCTACCGCAGCCTGTACCTGCGCGGCACCTTGCAGGATCTACACAGCGGCGAAATCCCCCGTCTGTTCAACGACCGGCTGGTAATCCCCCCCTATCGCTTCTACTGGCTCGGCCACGCGCGCTGA
- a CDS encoding efflux RND transporter periplasmic adaptor subunit produces MKWRKKILWALVLLVAAGLLAWALMPAPVPVSTTEVRSGSFVESVEEEGRTRLRDTFTVSAPIAGYLQRVALEAGDPVDLGQVVFRMEPLPAPALDARSLEQARENLSAARARFETARANLETEQAEAQFAESEFQRYRQLRERELVSATEMERARSARDRQRAAARAAEHSVEVARSEVESARAVLDIASGTRPDDDQPLLEVRSPSAGVVLTRHRCCEGAIHAGEPVLEIGDLADLEIQVDLLSMDAVRVRSGMPVRIGGWGGDELLHGQVRRVEPAGFTRVSALGVDEQRVPVIVDFADVQQATERLGVGFRVDAEFVLWEGEDVIQVPTSALFRVDGQWAVFVVAEGRARERLVQPGRRSGMISQIVDGLSPGEVVVTHPGDRVRDGVRVQPQTSR; encoded by the coding sequence ATGAAATGGCGCAAGAAGATCCTCTGGGCACTGGTGTTGCTGGTGGCAGCCGGATTGCTCGCCTGGGCGCTGATGCCGGCACCGGTGCCGGTGAGTACCACGGAGGTGCGTTCCGGATCCTTCGTCGAGTCGGTCGAGGAGGAAGGGCGGACCCGCCTGCGCGACACCTTCACCGTGTCGGCGCCGATCGCAGGCTACCTGCAGCGGGTCGCGCTGGAGGCCGGGGATCCGGTGGATCTGGGGCAGGTCGTGTTCCGGATGGAACCGCTTCCGGCGCCGGCGCTCGATGCCCGCAGCCTCGAGCAGGCCCGCGAGAACTTGTCTGCCGCCCGGGCCCGATTCGAGACCGCGCGTGCGAACCTCGAGACCGAACAGGCCGAGGCCCAGTTTGCCGAGTCCGAGTTCCAGCGCTACCGGCAATTGCGCGAGCGGGAACTGGTGTCGGCCACGGAGATGGAACGGGCGCGCAGCGCGCGGGATCGCCAGCGGGCCGCGGCCCGGGCGGCCGAACATTCGGTCGAGGTCGCGCGTTCCGAGGTCGAGAGCGCGCGGGCGGTGCTCGACATCGCCAGCGGAACGCGGCCGGACGACGATCAGCCGCTGCTCGAGGTGCGCTCGCCGTCGGCGGGCGTGGTGCTCACGCGTCATCGCTGCTGCGAGGGCGCGATCCATGCCGGTGAGCCGGTGCTCGAGATCGGGGACCTCGCGGATCTCGAGATCCAGGTGGACTTGCTGTCGATGGACGCGGTGCGGGTGCGTTCGGGAATGCCGGTGCGGATCGGAGGCTGGGGCGGAGACGAGTTGCTGCACGGGCAAGTGCGGCGCGTGGAGCCGGCCGGTTTCACGCGGGTGTCCGCGCTGGGCGTCGACGAGCAGCGGGTACCGGTGATCGTCGATTTCGCCGACGTGCAGCAGGCGACCGAACGGCTGGGGGTGGGCTTTCGCGTCGACGCCGAGTTCGTGCTGTGGGAGGGAGAGGACGTGATCCAGGTGCCGACCAGCGCGTTGTTCCGGGTCGATGGCCAGTGGGCGGTGTTCGTGGTCGCGGAGGGACGTGCGCGGGAACGGCTGGTGCAGCCCGGGCGGCGCAGCGGGATGATCTCGCAGATCGTCGACGGCCTGAGTCCCGGCGAGGTCGTGGTCACGCATCCCGGTGACCGGGTGCGCGACGGCGTCCGCGTGCAACCGCAGACCAGCCGTTGA
- a CDS encoding ABC transporter permease: protein MRALDRKLLRDLATLKGQAAAIAVVIAAGVMTLIIAVTTLDALSLTQQRFYQDYHFADVFADLKRAPDGLVERLREIPGVNVAETRVQAAVRLEIPDFDEPVRGLLVSIPDGRQPLLNQLYLREGRLPDSGRSDQVAVSDAFAEAHGLRAGDPLRAIINGRLTTLRVSGIVLSPEFVYQVAPSDLLPDYERYGILWMNRRALASAYGMDGAFNSVVVSLQAGASEAAVIEHLDRILARYGGIGAHGRDDQPSHRFLYEELRQLRAQAAILPTIFLLVSAFLLNVVMGRIIRAQREQVAVLKAFGYRNRDIALHYGMLTGLIVLVGCVLGVGLGLWAGTGLAAIYTEYFRFPELRFRLQGWVLLLAVAVAFGAALLGTLRSVWRAVSLPPAEAMRPEPPARFRKGWIERAVPDRWLDQGARIVLRNIGRHPVKAGLSVLGIAMSVGLLVMGAYQLNAVDHMLDTQYRLVLRMDVHLTFTDPTPARVHGELRHQPGVLAVETYRSVPVRLLAGHREYRTAILGLDEQPQLRQLLDGRQRPQRLPPEGLLLTDYLAKDLGLRVGDPVRVEVQEGHRRTVSVPLAGVVDEPLGVSAYMRRDAVNRLMREGPAVTGAWLLVDPERETALFASLREIPGVAAIGQISQAERNIREYMGETILMFALVFVLLAGSIAFAVVYNNARIAFAERARELATLQVLGYSRAEVSAILVGEILALTVVALPVGWLIGTGFAWALNQAFSMDMFRVPLVLTPGAYGFATAAVLAASAVAAVLVVRRLHRLDKVSVLKAVE from the coding sequence ATGCGTGCCCTGGACCGCAAGCTGCTGCGCGACCTTGCGACGCTGAAGGGGCAGGCGGCGGCGATCGCGGTGGTGATCGCGGCGGGGGTGATGACGCTGATCATCGCGGTGACGACGCTCGATGCGCTGTCGCTGACCCAGCAGCGCTTCTACCAGGACTACCACTTTGCCGATGTGTTCGCCGACCTGAAGCGTGCCCCGGACGGTCTGGTCGAGCGTCTGCGCGAGATTCCCGGAGTCAACGTTGCCGAGACCCGGGTGCAGGCCGCGGTGCGGCTCGAGATTCCCGACTTCGACGAGCCGGTGCGCGGCCTGCTGGTGTCGATTCCGGACGGGCGCCAGCCCTTGCTGAACCAGCTCTACTTGCGTGAGGGGCGGTTGCCGGACTCCGGGCGTTCGGACCAGGTCGCGGTCAGCGACGCCTTCGCCGAGGCCCACGGGCTGCGCGCCGGCGACCCGCTACGCGCGATCATCAACGGCCGGCTGACGACGCTGCGCGTCAGCGGGATCGTGCTGTCGCCCGAGTTCGTCTACCAGGTCGCGCCGAGCGACCTGCTGCCCGACTACGAGCGTTACGGCATTCTGTGGATGAACCGGCGCGCGCTGGCCAGTGCCTACGGCATGGACGGCGCATTCAACAGCGTGGTCGTAAGCCTGCAGGCCGGGGCCTCCGAGGCCGCGGTGATCGAGCATCTCGACCGGATCCTCGCGCGCTACGGCGGCATCGGCGCTCATGGCCGCGACGATCAGCCGTCGCACCGCTTCCTGTACGAGGAGCTGCGGCAGTTGCGCGCGCAGGCGGCGATCCTGCCGACGATCTTCCTGCTGGTCTCGGCGTTTCTGCTGAACGTGGTGATGGGCCGGATCATCCGCGCGCAGCGCGAGCAGGTCGCGGTGCTGAAAGCCTTTGGCTACCGCAATCGCGACATCGCGCTCCACTACGGAATGCTCACCGGGCTGATCGTGCTGGTCGGTTGCGTGCTGGGCGTCGGGCTCGGCCTCTGGGCGGGCACCGGGCTGGCCGCGATCTACACCGAGTACTTCCGGTTTCCCGAGCTGCGCTTCCGCCTGCAGGGCTGGGTGCTGTTGCTCGCGGTTGCGGTTGCCTTCGGCGCCGCGCTGCTTGGAACGCTGCGCTCGGTCTGGCGCGCGGTCAGTCTGCCGCCCGCCGAGGCGATGCGTCCGGAACCGCCCGCGAGGTTCCGCAAGGGCTGGATCGAGCGCGCGGTTCCCGACCGCTGGCTGGACCAGGGCGCGCGGATCGTATTGCGCAATATCGGCCGCCACCCGGTGAAGGCAGGCCTGTCGGTGCTCGGCATCGCGATGTCGGTGGGGCTGCTGGTGATGGGCGCCTACCAGCTCAACGCGGTCGATCACATGCTCGACACCCAGTACCGGCTGGTGCTGCGAATGGACGTGCATCTGACCTTCACCGACCCGACTCCGGCGCGGGTCCACGGCGAACTGCGCCACCAGCCCGGGGTGCTCGCGGTCGAAACCTACCGCAGCGTGCCGGTGCGCTTGCTGGCGGGACACCGCGAGTACCGCACCGCGATCCTCGGGCTGGACGAGCAGCCGCAGCTGCGCCAGTTGCTCGATGGCCGGCAGCGGCCCCAGCGCCTGCCTCCCGAGGGCCTGCTGTTGACCGACTACCTCGCCAAGGATCTGGGGTTGCGGGTGGGAGACCCGGTGCGCGTGGAGGTCCAGGAAGGCCATCGCCGGACCGTCTCGGTGCCGCTGGCCGGGGTAGTGGACGAACCGCTCGGGGTCAGCGCCTACATGCGCAGGGACGCAGTGAACCGGCTGATGCGCGAAGGCCCCGCGGTGACCGGCGCCTGGCTGCTGGTCGATCCGGAACGCGAGACCGCGCTGTTCGCCAGCCTGCGGGAGATTCCTGGCGTGGCCGCGATCGGGCAGATCTCACAGGCCGAGCGCAACATCCGGGAGTACATGGGCGAGACCATTCTGATGTTCGCGCTGGTATTCGTGCTGCTCGCGGGATCGATCGCGTTCGCCGTGGTCTACAACAATGCCCGCATCGCGTTCGCCGAACGCGCGCGCGAGCTCGCGACGCTGCAGGTGCTCGGCTACTCGCGCGCCGAGGTGAGTGCCATCCTGGTCGGCGAGATCCTGGCACTGACGGTGGTCGCGCTGCCGGTCGGCTGGCTGATCGGCACCGGGTTCGCCTGGGCACTGAACCAGGCGTTCAGCATGGACATGTTCCGGGTGCCGCTGGTGCTGACGCCGGGCGCCTACGGCTTTGCCACCGCTGCGGTGCTGGCGGCCTCCGCGGTTGCGGCGGTTCTGGTGGTACGGCGGCTGCACCGGCTGGACAAGGTTTCGGTGCTGAAGGCGGTGGAATGA
- a CDS encoding ABC transporter ATP-binding protein, which produces MYRMGEVEIHALRGVDLELYAGELVVLLGASGSGKSTLLNIMGGLDTATKGSVRYRDQDLTDASEPVLTAFRREHVGFVFQFYNLIASLTARENVTIVTDIARNPMPAEQALALVGLDERLDHFPSQLSGGEQQRVAIARAIAKQPAVLLCDEPTGALDSKTGIRVLEALEHINREMSTTVAIITHNEVIGEMADRVIRLHDGQVAEVHENARRRAPGELRW; this is translated from the coding sequence ATGTACCGGATGGGGGAGGTCGAGATTCATGCGCTGCGCGGCGTGGACCTGGAGCTCTACGCGGGCGAGTTGGTGGTGCTGCTGGGCGCGTCGGGATCGGGCAAGTCGACGCTTCTGAACATCATGGGCGGGCTCGATACCGCGACCAAAGGCAGCGTGCGGTACCGGGACCAGGATCTGACCGATGCCTCGGAGCCGGTGCTGACCGCATTCCGGCGCGAGCACGTCGGATTCGTGTTCCAGTTCTACAATCTGATCGCGAGCCTGACCGCGCGCGAGAACGTCACGATCGTCACCGACATCGCCCGCAACCCGATGCCGGCCGAACAGGCATTGGCCCTGGTCGGGCTCGACGAGCGCCTCGACCACTTCCCGTCGCAACTCTCCGGCGGCGAGCAGCAGCGCGTCGCGATCGCGCGCGCGATCGCGAAACAGCCGGCGGTGCTGCTTTGCGACGAGCCCACCGGAGCGCTGGATTCGAAGACCGGGATTCGGGTGCTCGAGGCGCTGGAGCACATCAACCGCGAGATGAGCACCACGGTCGCGATCATTACCCACAACGAGGTGATCGGCGAGATGGCCGACCGGGTGATTCGCCTGCACGACGGGCAGGTCGCCGAGGTACACGAAAACGCGCGGCGGCGCGCTCCGGGCGAACTGCGCTGGTAG
- a CDS encoding barstar family protein encodes MPPVAGPSALPEWLAGTEPLLELSDGGDPAAVLEALRGESLDVQHVDLAGVGDKAMLLQKLHQALGFGAWFGFNWDALEEALFDPEDRSGPERVLVVTGFQGFRERDPAAAEVFVEILCTVAGNPGSGLRGAVLVR; translated from the coding sequence ATGCCGCCCGTCGCCGGCCCGTCGGCACTGCCCGAGTGGCTGGCCGGCACGGAGCCGCTGCTCGAACTGTCTGACGGCGGCGACCCTGCCGCGGTGCTGGAGGCGCTGCGCGGTGAATCGCTGGACGTGCAGCATGTGGACCTGGCCGGCGTGGGCGACAAGGCGATGCTGCTGCAGAAGCTCCACCAGGCGCTGGGCTTCGGTGCCTGGTTCGGCTTCAATTGGGACGCGCTGGAAGAGGCCCTGTTCGATCCCGAGGATCGAAGCGGTCCGGAGCGGGTGCTGGTCGTCACCGGCTTTCAGGGGTTTCGCGAACGCGACCCGGCGGCGGCCGAGGTGTTCGTCGAGATCCTGTGTACCGTCGCCGGAAACCCCGGAAGTGGCTTGCGCGGGGCCGTGCTGGTCCGCTGA